A region of Rhizobium grahamii DNA encodes the following proteins:
- a CDS encoding succinate dehydrogenase assembly factor 2, whose translation MTGVSLSSADLDPRRRRILFRCWHRGIREMDLVFGQFAEKEIATLSETELDEFETIMAEEDNDLVRWIMGTWPVPERFLTPMFERLCAYKPDFEYPADALPRNA comes from the coding sequence ATGACGGGTGTGTCACTCTCAAGCGCCGATCTTGATCCGCGCCGCCGCCGAATTCTCTTTCGCTGCTGGCATCGCGGCATCCGCGAGATGGATCTGGTCTTCGGGCAGTTCGCGGAGAAGGAGATTGCCACACTTTCGGAAACCGAGCTGGACGAGTTCGAGACCATCATGGCCGAAGAGGATAACGATCTCGTTCGCTGGATCATGGGAACCTGGCCTGTGCCGGAGCGTTTCCTGACGCCGATGTTCGAGCGCCTTTGCGCCTACAAGCCCGATTTCGAGTACCCAGCCGACGCCCTTCCCAGGAACGCCTAA
- the recG gene encoding ATP-dependent DNA helicase RecG yields MRPAILDPLFSPVSALPGVGPKIAELLVKLLGRETPDDTRVVDLLFHAPHSLIDRRNQPGIALAPQGAIVTVTGRVDRHQAPPRGKSNIPYRVNLHDETGELTLVFFRGQAAWLEKQLPLDEEVTVSGKIDWFNGRASMVHPDYIVKASEAENLPLVEPIYPLTAGLSPKTLRKIIEAALPRAPELPEWIDLALAQKQGLPTIADAFHGLHEPRDPSDIDPQAPARRRLAYDEFLAGQLSLSLVRQRLRKVAGQPVHATGRLSAQILQALPFSPTSSQNAAIADILKDMAGEDRMLRLLQGDVGSGKTLVALMSMAAVIESGGQAVLMAPTEILARQHYATISKFAASAGLGIEVLTGRTKGREREDILERIASGDAQIIIGTHALFQDSVNYRNLMLAVVDEQHRFGVHQRLRLTAKGITPHMLVMTATPIPRTLVLAAFGDMDVSKLTEKPAGRKPIQTITVPTERTGEIVGRLKSALAEGKKAYWICPLVEESEESDLMSVEERHATLVSSIGPGIGLIHGRMSGPEKDAVMMAFKNGETRLLVATTVVEVGVDVPDATIMVIEHAERFGLAQLHQLRGRVGRGDEASTCILLYKGPLGETGHARLSIMRETEDGFRIAEEDLKLRGEGELLGTRQSGTPGFRIASLEAHADLLEIARRDAAYLIERDPDLSSERGQAVRTLLYLFRRDEAIRFLHAG; encoded by the coding sequence ATGCGCCCCGCCATACTCGATCCGTTGTTTTCACCTGTTTCCGCCCTGCCCGGCGTCGGTCCCAAGATCGCCGAACTGCTGGTGAAATTGCTCGGGCGGGAGACGCCCGATGACACCCGCGTCGTGGATCTGCTGTTCCACGCGCCTCATTCGCTGATCGACCGCCGCAATCAGCCGGGCATTGCCCTCGCCCCGCAGGGTGCCATCGTGACGGTCACGGGGCGCGTCGACCGCCATCAGGCGCCGCCGCGCGGAAAGAGCAACATCCCTTATCGCGTCAACCTGCACGACGAAACCGGCGAGCTCACGCTCGTCTTCTTCCGCGGTCAGGCAGCGTGGCTCGAAAAGCAGCTGCCGCTTGACGAGGAGGTCACCGTCAGCGGCAAGATCGACTGGTTCAACGGCCGTGCGTCGATGGTCCATCCCGACTACATCGTGAAGGCCAGCGAAGCCGAAAACCTGCCCCTCGTCGAGCCGATCTATCCGCTCACGGCGGGTCTTTCGCCGAAGACATTGCGCAAGATCATCGAAGCAGCACTGCCACGCGCGCCGGAACTGCCGGAGTGGATCGACCTCGCGCTCGCGCAGAAGCAGGGCCTGCCGACGATCGCGGACGCGTTCCACGGGTTGCATGAACCACGCGACCCGTCGGATATCGACCCGCAGGCGCCTGCCCGCCGCCGCCTCGCCTATGACGAGTTCCTGGCCGGCCAGTTGTCGCTCAGCCTGGTGCGCCAGCGGCTGCGCAAGGTGGCGGGTCAGCCTGTTCATGCGACAGGCCGGCTCAGCGCCCAGATCCTGCAGGCTCTGCCGTTCTCGCCGACATCGAGCCAGAACGCGGCGATTGCCGATATCCTGAAGGACATGGCCGGCGAGGATCGCATGTTGCGCCTGCTGCAGGGCGACGTCGGTTCCGGCAAGACACTGGTCGCCCTCATGTCGATGGCGGCTGTCATCGAGAGCGGTGGCCAGGCGGTCCTGATGGCGCCGACCGAGATCCTAGCCCGTCAGCATTATGCAACGATCTCCAAATTTGCCGCCTCTGCCGGTTTGGGCATCGAGGTACTCACCGGCCGCACCAAGGGTCGGGAGCGCGAAGATATCCTCGAAAGGATCGCATCCGGCGACGCACAAATCATCATCGGTACTCACGCCCTCTTCCAGGACAGCGTCAACTATCGCAACCTCATGCTGGCCGTGGTCGACGAGCAGCATCGCTTTGGCGTCCACCAGCGCCTCAGACTGACGGCCAAGGGTATCACGCCGCACATGCTCGTCATGACCGCGACGCCGATCCCGCGAACCCTCGTGCTCGCTGCCTTCGGTGACATGGACGTCTCGAAGCTGACGGAGAAGCCGGCCGGCCGGAAGCCGATACAGACAATCACCGTTCCGACGGAACGCACCGGCGAGATCGTCGGTCGCCTGAAAAGCGCCTTGGCCGAAGGCAAGAAGGCCTACTGGATCTGCCCGCTCGTCGAAGAGTCCGAGGAAAGCGATCTGATGTCGGTCGAGGAGCGTCATGCGACGCTGGTCTCGTCTATTGGCCCCGGCATCGGCCTGATCCACGGCCGGATGAGCGGTCCGGAAAAAGACGCCGTCATGATGGCCTTCAAGAATGGCGAGACCCGCTTGCTTGTCGCCACTACAGTGGTGGAAGTCGGCGTCGATGTTCCCGATGCGACGATCATGGTGATCGAGCACGCTGAACGCTTCGGCCTGGCGCAGCTGCATCAGCTTCGCGGTCGTGTCGGACGCGGCGACGAGGCCTCGACGTGCATCCTGCTCTACAAGGGACCGCTCGGAGAGACAGGCCACGCGCGCCTGTCGATCATGCGCGAAACCGAAGACGGCTTCCGCATCGCCGAGGAAGATCTGAAACTGCGCGGCGAAGGCGAACTGCTCGGTACGCGCCAGTCCGGAACACCGGGCTTTCGCATCGCGAGCCTCGAGGCCCATGCCGATCTTCTGGAAATTGCACGCCGCGATGCGGCCTATCTGATCGAGCGCGATCCCGATCTCTCCAGCGAGCGCGGCCAGGCCGTCCGCACGCTGCTTTACCTGTTCCGCCGCGACGAAGCGATCCGCTTCCTGCACGCCGGCTGA
- the mfd gene encoding transcription-repair coupling factor: MIPGFDAKKLSAIAEPLTIGNVPAGMEALLLAELARNGEPVAYVLSDGQRMADLEQMLGFVAPEIPVLTLPAWDCLPYDRVSPSADTSARRLAALSGLIAHQKKPHAAIVLVTVNALLQKVAPQDIIESLAFSARPGNTVRMDDIAGRLERNGFERVATVREVGEYAVRGGILDVFVPGSEEPVRLDFFGDTLESIRSFDPASQRTTGQVRSLDLNPMSEVTLTPDTISRFRKNYLSAFGAATRDDALYLAISEGRRYPGMEHWLPLFYEKLETVFDYLRGFRLVTDHTVREAAEERSKLVFDYYDARLNSGQARKGQMAQGTPYKPVVPGQLYMDGKTFANTLDAFNAMRISPFNEHEGEARRVINLDARQGERWARSNTEGSSNAERVNVFDIVVKHIADRRASGAKVLITAWTEGSLERLLQVLNEHGLERVKPIGALKEIDGLAKGEAAAAVFSLESGFEAGNLVVIGEQDILGDRMVRRSKRRKRAADFISEVAGLDEGSVVVHAEHGIGRFIGLRTIEAAGAPHACLELQYADDAKLFLPVENIDLLSRYGGEGTEAQLDKLGGGAWQMRKAKLKKRLLDLADALIRIAAERLTRHAPVLTTPEGLYDEFAARFPYDETEDQDNAIEAVRSDLGAGRPMDRLVCGDVGFGKTEVALRAAFVAAMNGIQVAVVVPTTLLSRQHFKTFSERFRGLPVRVAQASRLVGSKELALTKKEIADGKTDIVVGTHALLGAGIQFANLGLLIIDEEQHFGVKHKERLKELKSDVHVLTLSATPIPRTLQLAMTGVRELSLITTPPVDRMAVRTFISPFDSLVIRETLMREHYRGGQSFYVCPRLADLEDVQAFLQSDLPELKVAVAHGQMPAGELEDIMNAFYEGRYDVLLSTTIVESGLDVPTANTLIVHRADMFGLAQLYQLRGRVGRSKVRAFALFTLPVNKVLTATAERRLKVLQSLDTLGAGFQLASHDLDIRGAGNLLGEEQSGHIKEVGFELYQQMLEEAVAEVKGVDEIQDTGWSPQIAVGTSVMIPDGYVPDLHLRMALYRRLGEITELKEIDAFGAEMIDRFGPMPIEVQHLLKIVYVKSLCRIANVEKLDAGPKGIVVQFRNKEFPNPANLVGYIAKQGAMAKIRPDHSLFLTRDLPTPEKRLQGAAVIMTQLAEMAK, from the coding sequence ATGATCCCAGGTTTTGACGCAAAGAAGCTGTCAGCGATCGCCGAGCCGCTGACGATCGGCAACGTGCCCGCCGGCATGGAAGCGCTGCTCCTGGCGGAGCTGGCGCGCAACGGCGAGCCTGTTGCCTACGTGCTTTCAGACGGCCAGCGGATGGCGGATCTGGAGCAGATGCTGGGCTTCGTTGCGCCCGAGATACCCGTGCTGACCTTGCCTGCATGGGACTGTCTTCCGTATGACCGCGTCTCGCCGAGCGCCGACACCTCGGCGCGGCGGCTTGCTGCTCTCAGCGGACTGATTGCGCATCAGAAGAAACCGCATGCGGCGATCGTGCTCGTTACCGTCAATGCGCTGCTCCAGAAGGTCGCTCCGCAGGACATCATCGAGAGCCTGGCCTTCTCGGCCCGTCCCGGCAACACGGTGCGGATGGACGACATTGCCGGGCGCCTGGAGCGGAACGGCTTCGAGCGCGTCGCGACGGTGCGCGAGGTCGGCGAATATGCGGTGCGCGGCGGCATTCTCGATGTTTTCGTGCCGGGCTCCGAGGAGCCGGTTCGGCTCGACTTTTTCGGTGACACGCTCGAAAGCATCCGCAGTTTCGATCCGGCGAGCCAGCGTACGACCGGGCAGGTCCGCTCGCTCGATCTCAACCCGATGAGCGAAGTCACTCTGACGCCAGATACGATCAGCCGCTTCCGCAAGAATTATCTCTCCGCCTTCGGTGCCGCGACGCGTGACGATGCCCTCTACCTCGCCATATCGGAGGGGCGGCGTTATCCCGGCATGGAACATTGGCTGCCGCTCTTCTACGAAAAGCTGGAAACCGTTTTCGATTATCTCCGCGGCTTCCGGCTGGTGACGGACCACACGGTTCGCGAGGCGGCGGAAGAACGCTCAAAGCTCGTCTTCGATTACTACGACGCCCGCCTGAATTCCGGACAGGCCCGCAAGGGACAGATGGCGCAGGGAACGCCCTACAAGCCCGTGGTGCCCGGCCAGCTTTACATGGATGGCAAGACGTTTGCGAATACGCTCGACGCCTTCAATGCGATGCGGATCTCACCTTTCAACGAGCATGAGGGTGAGGCGCGGCGGGTTATCAACCTCGATGCACGCCAGGGCGAGCGTTGGGCTCGTTCGAACACCGAGGGCAGCAGCAACGCCGAGCGCGTCAATGTCTTCGATATTGTCGTCAAGCATATCGCCGACAGGCGTGCGTCGGGCGCCAAGGTGCTGATAACGGCGTGGACGGAAGGCTCGCTTGAACGTCTGCTGCAGGTGCTGAACGAACACGGTCTCGAGCGCGTGAAGCCGATCGGCGCGTTGAAGGAGATCGATGGCCTTGCCAAGGGCGAAGCTGCGGCTGCCGTCTTCAGCCTCGAATCCGGCTTCGAGGCCGGCAATCTCGTCGTCATCGGCGAGCAGGACATTCTCGGTGACCGCATGGTGCGTCGCTCGAAGCGTCGCAAGCGGGCTGCCGATTTCATCTCCGAAGTCGCGGGCCTCGATGAGGGTTCGGTCGTCGTCCATGCCGAGCACGGCATCGGCCGGTTTATCGGCCTGCGCACGATCGAGGCGGCGGGCGCGCCACACGCCTGCCTCGAGCTGCAATATGCCGACGATGCGAAGCTGTTTCTACCGGTCGAGAATATCGACCTTCTTTCGCGCTACGGCGGCGAGGGGACCGAAGCGCAGCTCGACAAGCTTGGCGGCGGCGCATGGCAGATGCGCAAGGCCAAGCTCAAGAAGCGGCTGCTCGACCTGGCGGATGCACTGATCCGTATCGCCGCCGAGCGTCTGACGCGTCATGCGCCTGTGCTGACGACGCCGGAGGGGCTCTATGACGAGTTCGCGGCGCGCTTCCCGTATGACGAGACGGAAGATCAGGACAACGCCATCGAGGCTGTTCGCAGCGATCTTGGCGCTGGGCGCCCGATGGATCGTCTTGTCTGCGGTGACGTCGGGTTCGGCAAGACGGAGGTCGCGTTGCGTGCGGCTTTCGTCGCGGCGATGAACGGCATTCAGGTGGCCGTCGTGGTGCCGACGACGCTGCTGTCGCGCCAGCATTTCAAGACCTTCTCCGAGCGTTTCCGCGGGCTGCCGGTTCGCGTGGCGCAGGCATCGCGGCTGGTCGGCTCCAAGGAGCTGGCGCTGACGAAGAAGGAGATCGCCGACGGCAAGACGGATATCGTGGTCGGCACGCATGCTCTGCTCGGCGCCGGCATCCAGTTCGCCAACCTCGGCCTTCTGATCATCGACGAAGAGCAGCACTTCGGTGTGAAGCACAAGGAGCGACTGAAGGAGCTGAAGAGCGACGTCCACGTGCTGACGCTGTCGGCAACGCCAATCCCGCGAACGCTGCAGCTCGCGATGACCGGTGTTCGCGAACTGTCGTTGATCACGACGCCTCCGGTCGACCGCATGGCGGTGCGTACCTTCATTTCGCCATTCGACAGCCTCGTCATTCGCGAAACGCTGATGCGCGAGCACTATCGCGGCGGCCAGAGCTTCTACGTCTGCCCGCGTCTTGCCGATCTCGAAGACGTGCAGGCCTTCCTGCAGTCCGATCTGCCGGAACTGAAGGTGGCGGTTGCCCATGGTCAGATGCCGGCTGGCGAGCTCGAAGACATCATGAACGCCTTCTACGAGGGACGCTACGACGTACTGCTGTCGACGACCATCGTGGAATCCGGCCTCGACGTTCCGACAGCCAACACACTGATCGTGCATCGCGCCGACATGTTCGGCCTTGCGCAGCTTTATCAGCTGCGTGGGCGTGTCGGTCGTTCCAAGGTGCGCGCCTTCGCGTTGTTCACCCTGCCGGTCAACAAGGTGTTGACGGCGACGGCCGAACGCCGCCTGAAGGTGCTGCAATCGCTCGATACGCTCGGCGCCGGCTTCCAGCTGGCGAGCCACGACCTCGATATCCGCGGCGCCGGCAACCTGCTTGGCGAAGAACAATCCGGCCACATCAAGGAAGTCGGCTTCGAGCTCTACCAGCAGATGCTCGAGGAAGCGGTTGCCGAGGTGAAGGGCGTGGACGAGATCCAGGATACCGGCTGGTCACCGCAGATCGCCGTCGGCACCTCGGTGATGATCCCTGACGGCTACGTTCCGGACCTGCACCTGCGCATGGCGCTATACCGTCGCCTCGGCGAGATCACGGAACTCAAGGAGATCGATGCCTTCGGTGCGGAGATGATCGACCGTTTTGGTCCGATGCCGATCGAGGTGCAGCATCTCCTGAAGATCGTCTACGTGAAGTCGCTCTGCCGTATCGCCAATGTCGAGAAGCTGGATGCCGGTCCGAAGGGCATCGTCGTCCAGTTCCGCAACAAGGAATTTCCGAACCCGGCGAACCTGGTCGGCTACATCGCCAAGCAGGGTGCGATGGCGAAGATTCGTCCGGATCACAGCCTGTTCCTGACGCGCGATCTGCCGACGCCGGAAAAACGGCTGCAGGGAGCGGCCGTTATCATGACCCAGCTTGCGGAAATGGCGAAGTAG
- a CDS encoding invasion associated locus B family protein produces MMFKAEKKTRAALSVLAVMLGAAAAPVSSYAQDASTDAPAQAAGAPRLGWYKTCSKQEDNDVCVVQNVVLAGGGQLVTGVGLITVSGKINNKSLQVSVPPARLIPPGVGMQIDGGKPQKIDYLMCMPDRCVAQIPLTDAMVASLKKGTDLVLTSINFRRAPNPIKISLEGFTGAFDGEAVSASKLAESQKSLQDSMQKKADEARKKLEDAQKAAKAQ; encoded by the coding sequence ATGATGTTCAAGGCTGAAAAGAAAACGCGGGCAGCGCTGTCCGTTCTGGCAGTGATGCTTGGGGCCGCGGCGGCTCCGGTGTCTTCCTACGCACAGGACGCTTCGACCGACGCTCCGGCCCAGGCTGCCGGCGCACCGCGCCTCGGCTGGTACAAGACCTGCAGCAAGCAGGAAGACAACGACGTCTGCGTTGTTCAGAACGTCGTCCTGGCAGGCGGCGGCCAGCTGGTCACCGGCGTTGGTCTCATCACCGTTTCCGGCAAGATCAACAACAAGAGCCTGCAGGTTTCTGTTCCCCCGGCACGTCTGATCCCGCCAGGTGTTGGCATGCAGATCGACGGCGGCAAGCCGCAGAAGATCGATTACCTGATGTGCATGCCTGACCGTTGCGTCGCGCAGATCCCGCTGACGGATGCCATGGTTGCGAGCCTGAAGAAGGGCACCGACCTGGTTCTGACCTCGATCAACTTCCGCCGTGCGCCGAACCCGATCAAGATTTCTCTGGAAGGCTTCACGGGCGCATTTGACGGCGAAGCCGTTTCCGCCTCGAAGCTCGCAGAAAGCCAGAAGAGCCTGCAGGACAGCATGCAGAAGAAGGCTGACGAAGCGCGCAAGAAGCTCGAAGACGCTCAGAAGGCTGCCAAGGCTCAGTAA
- a CDS encoding DsbA family oxidoreductase, protein MERITIDVVSDVVCPWCYLGKARLELAIAEVQDEVGVDINWRPYRLNPDYPPEGVDQKKALEQKLGGAERVAQGHKMLCELGREVGINFDFEAIKIGPNTLDAHRLIHWAMIEDRDKADKVVNGLFKANFEEGRNVGDHAVLLDIAEKAGLDRAVTASLLASDADKALVVEEVESAQKMGVNGVPFFIFDQQYAVSGAQTPDVLASALRDIAKAKAEARAGMN, encoded by the coding sequence ATGGAACGCATTACCATCGACGTTGTTTCCGACGTCGTCTGCCCGTGGTGCTATCTCGGCAAGGCGCGGCTCGAGCTTGCGATTGCCGAAGTTCAGGACGAAGTCGGCGTCGATATCAACTGGCGCCCCTATCGTCTCAATCCCGACTATCCGCCTGAGGGCGTGGACCAGAAGAAGGCGCTCGAGCAGAAGCTTGGCGGTGCCGAACGCGTGGCTCAGGGCCACAAGATGCTGTGCGAACTTGGCCGTGAGGTCGGCATCAACTTCGATTTCGAAGCCATCAAGATCGGCCCGAACACGCTCGACGCGCACCGCCTGATCCACTGGGCGATGATCGAAGACCGCGACAAGGCGGACAAGGTCGTCAACGGCCTGTTCAAGGCGAACTTCGAGGAAGGCCGCAACGTCGGCGATCATGCCGTGTTGCTCGACATTGCCGAGAAGGCCGGCCTCGATCGCGCGGTCACTGCATCGCTGCTCGCCTCCGATGCCGACAAGGCCCTGGTCGTTGAAGAGGTCGAATCCGCACAGAAGATGGGCGTCAACGGCGTACCGTTCTTCATCTTCGATCAGCAATACGCCGTCAGCGGCGCGCAGACGCCCGACGTGCTGGCAAGCGCGCTGCGTGACATTGCCAAGGCGAAGGCCGAAGCGCGCGCTGGCATGAATTAA
- a CDS encoding extracellular solute-binding protein, translating into MLRIVLPVIFTLVGSTALAEPVHGIAMHGEPALPGDFKHLPYVNPDVKKGGKINYGVVGTFDSLNPFILKSMRTTARGMWDPEYGNLVFETLMLRSRDEPFTLYGLLAESAEWDEDRTYIQFNLNPAAKWSDGQPVTPDDVIFSFNLLKDKGRVPFSTRLNAVEKMEKVGDHGVRFTFNDKADREFPLILAGSTPILPKHAIDPDSFDRSSLTPPVGSGPYKIKSLKPGESITFERDPNYWGKDIPAKVGLDNYDQITVQYFLQDTTLFESFKKGDVDIYPDGSPGHWANAYNFPAVASGNVVKDTFEPKLPSGMFGFVFNTRRPVFNNVKLREGLSLIFDFEWANKNLFSNAYIRTESFWQNSDLSSFQVPADERELKLLGPIKDRIDPAILNGTYKLPVTDGSGRDRNVLKQAVALLKEAGYTIKNGKMSDASGRPLGFEIMTQNTDQEKLAVSYQRSLQLLGIGVTIRTVDDSQYQSRTNSFDYDVIVKSYTSSLSPGIEQLGRWSSAAKDRQGTDNFAGVADPDVDTLIQHILTARSAEDFTAAVRSHDRMLLSGHYVLPLYHVDQQWVARSKRIGHPDTVPLYGYQLSTWWDQSAQ; encoded by the coding sequence ATGCTCCGGATCGTTCTTCCCGTCATTTTTACGCTTGTTGGCAGCACCGCGCTGGCCGAACCCGTGCACGGTATTGCCATGCACGGAGAGCCCGCCCTGCCCGGCGATTTCAAGCATCTCCCCTATGTCAATCCTGATGTGAAGAAGGGCGGCAAGATCAACTACGGTGTCGTCGGCACCTTCGACAGCCTCAATCCCTTCATCCTGAAGAGCATGCGCACGACGGCGCGCGGCATGTGGGATCCGGAGTATGGAAATCTCGTCTTCGAAACGCTGATGCTGCGCTCGCGCGACGAGCCCTTCACACTCTACGGCCTGCTCGCGGAATCGGCGGAGTGGGACGAGGATCGCACCTATATCCAGTTCAACCTCAATCCCGCCGCCAAGTGGTCCGACGGGCAGCCTGTAACGCCTGATGACGTCATCTTCAGCTTCAATCTGCTCAAGGACAAAGGTCGCGTTCCCTTCAGCACGCGCCTGAACGCCGTCGAGAAGATGGAGAAGGTCGGTGACCACGGTGTCCGGTTCACCTTCAACGACAAGGCGGATCGCGAGTTTCCGCTGATTCTGGCTGGTTCGACCCCGATCCTGCCGAAGCATGCCATCGATCCTGACAGCTTCGACCGATCGTCGCTGACGCCGCCGGTCGGCTCCGGACCCTACAAGATCAAGTCGCTGAAGCCTGGCGAAAGCATCACCTTCGAACGCGACCCGAACTATTGGGGCAAGGACATCCCCGCAAAGGTCGGCCTCGACAATTACGACCAGATCACCGTCCAGTACTTCCTGCAGGACACCACCCTGTTTGAATCCTTCAAGAAGGGCGATGTCGATATCTACCCCGACGGCAGCCCGGGCCATTGGGCGAACGCCTACAATTTTCCCGCCGTGGCCTCCGGCAACGTTGTCAAGGACACGTTCGAACCGAAGCTGCCGAGCGGCATGTTCGGCTTCGTCTTCAACACGCGGCGTCCGGTCTTCAACAATGTGAAGCTTCGCGAGGGACTGTCGCTCATCTTCGACTTCGAATGGGCGAACAAGAACCTGTTCTCGAATGCCTATATCCGCACAGAGAGCTTCTGGCAGAACTCCGATCTGTCGAGCTTCCAGGTACCCGCTGACGAACGCGAACTGAAGCTGCTCGGCCCGATCAAGGACCGCATCGATCCGGCGATCCTCAACGGCACCTACAAGCTGCCGGTGACCGATGGATCCGGCCGCGACCGCAATGTCCTGAAGCAGGCCGTCGCGCTCCTCAAGGAAGCGGGCTACACGATCAAGAACGGCAAGATGAGCGACGCCAGCGGCCGACCGCTCGGTTTCGAGATCATGACGCAAAATACCGATCAGGAAAAACTGGCCGTGTCCTATCAGCGGTCGCTGCAACTCCTCGGCATCGGCGTGACGATCCGCACGGTCGACGATTCGCAATATCAGAGCCGTACGAACAGCTTCGACTACGACGTCATCGTCAAATCCTACACCTCGTCGCTGTCGCCTGGGATCGAACAATTGGGACGCTGGTCCTCAGCCGCAAAGGATCGCCAGGGAACGGACAATTTCGCCGGCGTCGCCGATCCCGATGTCGATACGCTGATACAGCATATCCTCACGGCGCGTTCGGCCGAGGACTTCACCGCCGCCGTGCGTTCGCACGATCGCATGCTGCTGTCAGGCCACTATGTCCTGCCGCTTTATCACGTCGATCAGCAGTGGGTCGCGCGCAGCAAGCGCATCGGTCATCCGGATACGGTGCCGCTCTATGGCTACCAGCTGTCGACCTGGTGGGATCAGAGCGCACAATAG
- the hspQ gene encoding heat shock protein HspQ, with product MKERVAKFSIGEVVRHKVFPFRGVIFDVDPEFANTEEWWNSIPAEARPSKDQPFYHLLAENDENEYVAYVSEQNLVNDESGVPLRNEQVYQIFDMAPTGQFKPKMSFAH from the coding sequence ATGAAAGAAAGAGTAGCAAAGTTCAGTATCGGCGAAGTGGTTCGGCACAAGGTTTTTCCGTTTCGCGGCGTCATCTTCGACGTAGATCCGGAATTCGCCAACACCGAAGAATGGTGGAACTCCATCCCCGCCGAAGCGCGTCCGAGCAAGGATCAGCCTTTTTACCACCTGCTCGCCGAAAATGATGAAAACGAATACGTCGCCTACGTGTCCGAGCAGAACCTGGTGAACGACGAAAGCGGCGTCCCGCTTCGCAACGAGCAGGTCTATCAGATATTCGATATGGCACCGACGGGTCAGTTCAAACCCAAGATGAGCTTCGCCCACTAG